The following are encoded in a window of Nakamurella sp. A5-74 genomic DNA:
- a CDS encoding peroxide stress protein YaaA, giving the protein MRILLPPSETKHPGGDGAPLDLAALSFPDLTPARDALIDALVVLSTDLPRARAAIGTPPSKDHEVTQNTLLRSNPTMPALDRYTGVLFDALGAGTMTKIQRARAEARLVITSATFGMVGAADPIPTYRFSQGSRLPLLGTPESFWRSRLDGVLGDPDELILDLRSGAYAAFARVPHAVPSRVLTEAADGSRSIVSHFSKHAKGVLARALSTSRAELGDRAAVLRVARTAGLRVEPWGRKGIQVIT; this is encoded by the coding sequence GTGCGCATCCTGCTCCCCCCGTCGGAGACCAAACACCCGGGCGGGGACGGCGCTCCGCTGGATCTCGCGGCGCTGAGCTTCCCGGATCTGACACCGGCACGCGATGCGCTGATCGACGCCCTGGTCGTTCTCAGCACCGACCTGCCCCGGGCCCGGGCAGCGATCGGCACCCCGCCCAGCAAGGACCACGAGGTCACGCAGAACACCCTGCTGCGCTCCAATCCGACGATGCCTGCCCTCGACCGCTACACCGGGGTGCTCTTCGACGCGCTCGGCGCCGGGACGATGACGAAGATCCAACGCGCCAGGGCCGAAGCGCGTCTGGTGATCACGTCCGCCACCTTCGGGATGGTCGGGGCGGCCGATCCGATCCCGACGTACCGCTTCTCCCAGGGCTCCCGGCTGCCGCTGCTCGGCACCCCGGAGTCGTTCTGGCGCAGCCGACTCGACGGGGTACTCGGCGATCCGGACGAGCTGATCCTGGACCTGCGATCAGGCGCGTACGCCGCCTTCGCCCGCGTCCCGCACGCCGTGCCGTCCCGCGTCCTGACGGAGGCGGCGGACGGCTCACGGTCGATCGTCTCGCACTTCAGCAAACACGCGAAAGGCGTTCTGGCGCGCGCATTGTCGACCTCCCGCGCGGAGCTGGGCGATCGCGCCGCCGTCCTGCGGGTGGCCCGCACGGCAGGGCTACGGGTGGAACCCTGGGGGCGCAAGGGCATCCAGGTCATCACCTGA
- a CDS encoding DUF4439 domain-containing protein produces the protein MTAPSTGPSSGQSAAPRAGAAVIAALQLVLQAENAAIWAYALVGTADADNADTVSDVRAAHLVLRDAAAEQITQLGGKPNAPAAAYQVDAPADAAAARTLAIGLETDCAETWRAVVGNTDDAGLRSFASGGLSGSAVRIVRWRAIAKTSPVTVAFPGAPDT, from the coding sequence ATGACCGCACCGTCCACCGGTCCCTCCTCCGGGCAGAGCGCTGCACCGCGCGCCGGCGCCGCCGTGATCGCCGCCCTGCAACTCGTGCTGCAGGCCGAGAACGCCGCCATCTGGGCCTACGCGCTCGTCGGCACGGCCGATGCGGACAACGCCGACACCGTGTCGGACGTCCGTGCCGCCCACCTGGTGCTGCGGGACGCGGCAGCGGAACAGATCACCCAACTGGGCGGGAAGCCCAACGCTCCTGCCGCCGCGTACCAGGTGGACGCACCCGCCGACGCCGCTGCTGCCCGCACCCTCGCGATCGGCCTGGAGACCGACTGCGCGGAGACCTGGCGCGCGGTGGTCGGCAACACGGACGACGCGGGCCTGCGCTCCTTCGCCTCCGGCGGTCTGAGCGGTTCGGCAGTGCGGATCGTCCGCTGGCGCGCGATCGCCAAGACCTCGCCGGTGACGGTCGCCTTCCCCGGCGCGCCCGATACCTGA
- a CDS encoding GNAT family N-acetyltransferase: MSTPDASALPAELADAGLTGRPLQISDAEQIAQIQREMELREPADLHESVEEIIEELTSPMVDLPAASLGLFDGDQLIGYTGVSAMHDDTVFKAYLVGGVRTGWTRRGIGTQLVTIAQHQAVGWRDRVAPGLPGEFGLWAESQRGSLLALAESLGFETWRYFYRMQRDLEQDVQLESPPTDFDLRPYRPEDSEGVRAARNNSFADHWGSLHSSQERWTAHMTGAEAFRPELSFVATFTETSAPDDAQPGDVAAFVMSEEFAGETAARGFRTAYVALVGTVRAARGRGLASVLLGRQLQAARQAGFRYAELSVDSDSPTGAGRIYERSGFVELDRNRALGLRFT; the protein is encoded by the coding sequence GTGAGCACCCCCGACGCCTCCGCCCTTCCCGCCGAGCTCGCCGACGCCGGCCTCACCGGACGCCCGCTGCAGATCTCCGATGCCGAGCAGATCGCGCAGATCCAGCGCGAGATGGAGCTCCGCGAACCTGCCGATCTGCACGAGAGCGTCGAGGAGATCATCGAGGAACTCACCAGCCCGATGGTCGATCTTCCCGCCGCGTCGCTGGGGCTGTTCGACGGCGACCAGCTGATCGGCTACACCGGTGTCTCGGCGATGCACGACGACACCGTCTTCAAGGCCTATCTGGTCGGCGGCGTCCGGACGGGGTGGACCCGACGCGGGATCGGTACCCAGCTCGTGACGATCGCGCAACATCAGGCCGTCGGCTGGCGCGATCGGGTGGCCCCCGGCCTGCCGGGCGAGTTCGGGCTGTGGGCCGAGAGCCAGCGCGGTTCGCTGCTCGCGCTCGCGGAGTCGCTGGGATTCGAGACCTGGCGCTACTTCTACCGGATGCAGCGCGATCTGGAGCAGGATGTGCAGCTCGAATCCCCACCCACTGACTTCGACCTGCGCCCCTACCGCCCCGAGGACTCGGAGGGTGTGCGCGCCGCACGGAACAATTCCTTCGCCGACCACTGGGGGTCGCTGCACTCCTCCCAGGAGCGTTGGACGGCGCACATGACCGGGGCGGAGGCTTTCCGGCCCGAACTGTCGTTCGTGGCCACCTTCACCGAGACGTCCGCACCGGACGACGCGCAGCCGGGCGACGTGGCCGCGTTCGTGATGAGCGAGGAGTTCGCCGGCGAGACGGCGGCGCGCGGATTCCGGACGGCCTACGTCGCGCTGGTCGGGACCGTCCGCGCCGCCCGCGGGCGCGGACTCGCCTCGGTGTTGCTGGGACGTCAGTTGCAGGCGGCCCGCCAGGCCGGGTTCCGGTATGCGGAACTCTCGGTCGACTCCGATTCCCCGACCGGGGCCGGTCGGATCTACGAGCGCTCAGGGTTCGTCGAACTCGACCGGAACCGGGCACTGGGTCTGCGGTTCACCTGA
- a CDS encoding YbhB/YbcL family Raf kinase inhibitor-like protein has protein sequence MSLDRPVSPNPYEKLPSTGFFQVSSDDVEEGTALPAAQVHDSAGGKNISPSLSWSGAPEGTQSYVVTCYDPDAPTPSGFWHWVAVNIPADVTALPAGAGESDESLSAAAPGAFHVHNDYSRQAYDGAAPPEGDQVHRYFYVVHAVDIPALEVDGGTSPAVVSFNLAFHTLARAILVGSYQH, from the coding sequence GTGAGTCTGGATCGCCCCGTCAGCCCGAATCCGTACGAGAAGTTGCCCTCCACCGGGTTCTTCCAGGTCAGCAGCGACGACGTCGAGGAGGGCACCGCTCTCCCGGCCGCCCAGGTCCACGACTCCGCCGGCGGCAAGAACATCTCCCCGTCCCTGAGCTGGTCGGGAGCACCGGAGGGCACCCAGTCGTACGTCGTCACCTGCTACGACCCCGATGCGCCGACGCCGTCCGGGTTCTGGCACTGGGTCGCGGTGAACATCCCCGCCGACGTCACTGCGTTGCCCGCCGGCGCCGGAGAATCGGACGAGTCGCTGTCGGCCGCGGCCCCAGGCGCGTTCCACGTGCACAACGACTACTCCCGACAGGCCTACGACGGGGCCGCCCCGCCCGAGGGCGATCAGGTGCACCGCTACTTCTACGTCGTGCACGCGGTCGACATCCCGGCGCTCGAGGTGGACGGCGGAACAAGCCCGGCCGTCGTGTCGTTCAACCTGGCGTTCCACACGCTGGCCAGGGCCATCCTGGTTGGCAGCTACCAGCACTGA
- the nusA gene encoding transcription termination factor NusA: MNVDISNLRLLAIEKDIPVDSLIETLEAALLTAYRHTDGHSNDARVTVDRQSGAIQVLAVERDADGMVSREWDDTPHDFGRIAASTARQVFTQRFRDADSERVFGEFAGQEGELITGIVSADAKVNARGVIVVSLGDVEGVIPAAEQVPGEKYIHGQRLRCYVVSVARGMRGPQITLSRTHPNLVRKLFALEVPEIADGSVQITAVAREAGHRTKISVEATVPGVNAKGACIGPMGSRVRAVMSELNSEKIDIIDHDDDPATFVGNALSPSRVVSVTVVDAAAKAARVVVPDFQLSLAIGKEGQNARLAARLTGWRIDIRSDAAEDAADTGASTRPGGEPGHGAR, from the coding sequence ATGAACGTCGACATCAGCAACCTCCGCCTTCTCGCGATCGAGAAGGACATCCCGGTGGACTCCCTCATCGAGACCTTGGAGGCGGCGCTGCTGACCGCCTACCGGCACACCGACGGGCACTCGAACGACGCGCGGGTCACCGTAGATCGGCAGTCGGGTGCGATCCAGGTGCTCGCCGTCGAACGCGATGCCGACGGCATGGTCAGTCGCGAATGGGACGACACCCCGCACGACTTCGGCCGGATCGCCGCCAGCACTGCACGGCAGGTCTTCACCCAACGGTTCCGGGACGCCGACAGCGAGCGGGTGTTCGGCGAGTTCGCCGGGCAGGAGGGCGAGCTCATCACCGGCATCGTCTCGGCCGACGCCAAGGTCAACGCCCGCGGGGTGATCGTGGTCAGCCTCGGCGACGTCGAGGGCGTGATCCCGGCCGCCGAGCAGGTGCCGGGGGAGAAGTACATCCACGGCCAGCGCCTGCGGTGCTATGTGGTCAGCGTGGCGCGCGGGATGCGCGGGCCGCAGATCACCCTGTCCCGAACGCATCCGAACCTGGTCCGGAAACTGTTCGCACTGGAGGTGCCGGAGATCGCCGACGGCAGCGTGCAGATCACCGCAGTGGCCAGGGAAGCCGGTCACCGAACCAAGATCTCGGTCGAGGCAACCGTCCCCGGTGTGAACGCCAAGGGCGCCTGCATCGGGCCGATGGGCTCTCGGGTGCGGGCCGTGATGAGCGAGCTGAACAGCGAGAAGATCGACATCATCGACCACGACGACGATCCGGCGACGTTCGTCGGCAACGCACTGTCGCCGTCGCGGGTCGTCTCGGTGACGGTCGTGGACGCGGCGGCGAAGGCGGCGAGGGTGGTGGTCCCGGACTTCCAGCTCTCGCTCGCGATCGGCAAGGAAGGCCAGAACGCCCGGCTCGCTGCGCGACTGACCGGCTGGCGGATCGACATCCGGTCGGACGCGGCCGAAGACGCCGCCGACACCGGTGCGAGCACCCGACCCGGCGGCGAGCCCGGTCACGGCGCTCGCTGA
- the rimP gene encoding ribosome maturation factor RimP, which yields MAEEQRWHDLAEQVVNRAGFDLEELEVQAAGRRKIVQVIVDGDDGLPLDAAAEISRALSAAFDEAETQGVDAFGGVAYTLEVTSPGIGRPLTLPRHFARARGRLVAVTTHAGTRTVRILGTAQDGSVLQVLSGKHGTDPEDIPLSAISRAKVEVDFSGPSAAVREILRQDPRTADRFADAADQATQLEETDLQDPADGELDDEGQGDPDHDGDLDDSDIDHGQHDHGQHDDGQHDDGQHDDGRHDDSTDQEGK from the coding sequence ATGGCGGAGGAACAGCGCTGGCACGACCTGGCCGAGCAGGTCGTGAACCGGGCCGGTTTCGACCTCGAGGAGCTCGAGGTCCAGGCCGCGGGACGCCGCAAGATCGTGCAGGTGATCGTGGACGGCGACGACGGACTCCCGCTGGACGCCGCAGCCGAGATCAGCCGGGCGCTGTCCGCCGCCTTCGACGAGGCCGAGACGCAAGGCGTCGATGCCTTCGGAGGCGTCGCCTACACCCTCGAGGTCACCAGTCCCGGTATCGGTCGACCGCTCACCCTGCCGCGGCACTTCGCCAGGGCCCGTGGGCGCCTGGTCGCGGTGACCACCCACGCCGGGACACGCACCGTGCGGATCCTCGGCACCGCGCAGGACGGCAGTGTGCTGCAGGTGCTCTCCGGCAAGCACGGCACCGATCCCGAGGACATTCCCCTGAGCGCGATCAGCCGCGCCAAGGTCGAGGTCGATTTCTCCGGTCCGTCCGCCGCGGTCCGGGAGATCCTCCGCCAGGACCCGCGGACCGCCGACCGCTTCGCGGACGCAGCGGACCAGGCGACCCAGCTCGAGGAGACCGACCTCCAGGACCCGGCCGACGGCGAGCTCGACGACGAAGGCCAGGGCGACCCGGACCACGACGGAGATCTCGACGACAGCGACATCGACCACGGACAGCACGACCACGGACAGCACGACGACGGACAGCACGACGACGGACAGCACGACGACGGACGGCACGACGACAGCACGGATCAGGAAGGGAAGTGA
- a CDS encoding RIO1 family regulatory kinase/ATPase yields MSSSHNDPPSPNTPEHDPDDPYDRYASWAAEYDDPADVERAQSVRRRRGRPTADGPRLVGEGRSGRVSVEAESVEPLDAAEDADRFPAGDLEPLTYSTYVTADHGPEPLPDWVLTSANCVDTPLGVVKTGKEADVHLLDRSLPGGEGSLLAVKTYRSAEHRMFHRDAGYLEGRRTRRSREMRAMAKRTQFGRDLLSGRWAAAEFAALSTVWSAGGRVPYPVQLIGSELMMEFIGDPDGTAAPRLADHDTDPSGWTELWHDLVATLEILAEAGMTHGDLSAYNILATDDGCVVIDLPQVVDLIANPQGIDYLHRDCTRVADFFSRRGVLAADASTLTDHLWQYATGSDRRPDLSGPPLPETSSE; encoded by the coding sequence ATGTCTTCCTCCCACAACGATCCCCCCAGCCCGAACACCCCGGAGCACGATCCGGACGACCCCTACGACCGCTATGCGAGCTGGGCCGCCGAGTACGACGATCCCGCTGATGTCGAGCGCGCCCAGTCCGTGCGGCGCCGTCGTGGTCGCCCCACCGCAGACGGCCCGCGGCTGGTCGGTGAAGGCCGGTCCGGCCGCGTGTCCGTCGAAGCAGAGTCCGTCGAGCCTCTCGACGCCGCTGAAGATGCAGACCGCTTTCCGGCAGGCGACCTGGAGCCGCTGACCTATTCGACCTACGTGACTGCAGACCACGGTCCGGAGCCGCTCCCGGACTGGGTCCTGACCTCCGCCAACTGCGTCGACACCCCGCTCGGGGTGGTGAAGACCGGCAAGGAAGCGGACGTCCACCTGCTGGATCGCTCGCTGCCTGGCGGTGAGGGCTCGTTGCTGGCGGTCAAGACCTATCGCAGCGCCGAGCACCGGATGTTCCACCGCGATGCCGGCTACCTGGAGGGACGTCGCACCCGACGGTCCCGGGAGATGCGCGCGATGGCCAAGCGGACCCAGTTCGGCCGGGACCTGCTCTCCGGTCGCTGGGCCGCCGCCGAGTTCGCCGCACTGTCGACCGTCTGGTCGGCGGGTGGCCGGGTGCCCTACCCGGTCCAGCTGATCGGCTCCGAGCTGATGATGGAGTTCATCGGCGATCCCGACGGCACCGCGGCACCGCGGCTCGCGGACCACGACACCGACCCCAGCGGGTGGACCGAGCTCTGGCACGACCTGGTCGCCACGCTGGAGATCCTCGCCGAGGCCGGGATGACGCACGGCGACCTGTCTGCCTACAACATCCTGGCCACCGACGACGGCTGCGTGGTGATCGACCTGCCCCAGGTCGTCGATCTGATCGCCAACCCCCAGGGCATCGACTACCTGCACCGCGACTGCACGCGGGTGGCCGACTTCTTCTCCCGTCGTGGCGTGCTCGCTGCCGACGCGAGCACGCTGACCGATCACCTGTGGCAGTACGCGACCGGCAGCGATCGCCGACCGGACCTGTCGGGCCCGCCGCTTCCGGAGACGTCCTCGGAGTGA
- a CDS encoding methyltransferase domain-containing protein produces MSTRYTHGHDESVLRGHRARTAANSAAYLLPHLQPGMAVLDVGSGPGTITADLAELIAPGVVTAVENTADALALTAAELARRGIEAQCAVGDAAALPFPDNSFDVVHAHQVLQHLVDPVAALREFGRVLRPGGVIAVRDADYAAFSWYPAIPALDSWLQLYRDAARRNGGEPDAGTRLVAWAHAAGFTDLAPSASVWSYGTPVEREAWGGMWERRIQDSALATQLISEGHVLRPDLEAIADGWRRWTDDPDAVFHVPHGELIVRG; encoded by the coding sequence ATGTCCACCCGCTACACCCACGGCCATGACGAGAGTGTGTTGCGCGGTCATCGTGCGCGCACCGCTGCCAACTCCGCGGCGTACCTGCTCCCGCATCTCCAACCCGGGATGGCCGTGCTGGACGTCGGGAGCGGCCCGGGCACCATCACCGCCGACCTCGCCGAGCTGATCGCGCCGGGCGTCGTCACCGCGGTGGAGAACACCGCGGATGCCCTGGCGCTCACCGCGGCCGAGCTCGCCCGCCGGGGCATCGAGGCGCAGTGCGCCGTCGGAGACGCTGCCGCACTTCCGTTCCCGGACAACAGCTTCGACGTGGTGCACGCCCACCAGGTGCTGCAGCACCTGGTGGATCCGGTGGCCGCCCTCCGTGAGTTCGGCCGAGTGCTGCGACCGGGCGGTGTGATCGCCGTCCGCGACGCCGACTATGCAGCGTTCAGCTGGTACCCGGCGATCCCCGCGCTGGACAGCTGGCTCCAGCTGTACCGCGACGCTGCCCGACGCAACGGCGGCGAGCCCGACGCCGGCACCCGCCTCGTCGCTTGGGCCCATGCGGCCGGCTTCACCGATCTCGCGCCGAGCGCCTCGGTGTGGAGTTACGGCACTCCCGTCGAGCGAGAGGCCTGGGGCGGTATGTGGGAGCGTCGGATCCAGGATTCGGCGCTCGCCACCCAGCTGATCTCCGAGGGCCATGTGCTGCGGCCCGACCTGGAAGCCATCGCGGACGGCTGGCGCCGCTGGACAGACGATCCGGATGCGGTGTTCCACGTCCCGCACGGGGAGCTGATCGTCCGCGGGTGA
- a CDS encoding mycothione reductase, giving the protein MPRHHDLVIIGTGSGNSIPDELSGTDIAVVEDGAFGGTCLNVGCIPTKMFVHPADLASGTVHAAALNVQAHVDSVDWVGMRDRIFGRIDAIEAGGREYRTGDRTPNITVYAGRGRFTGHKELTVALHDGSTEVISGERFLLAAGSRVAVPEIEGLDDVTFHTSDTVMRLAALPRRIGVFGGGYIAAEFAHIFSSLGSEVVQVIRGEKLLRQHDADISDAFTAAVEQRYDLRTSTKVGRVAPLPADGVRLFLEGPDGTSEVDVDVLLIAAGRTPNGDELGVEATGVELDGAGRVVVDEYQRTGIDGIWALGDISTHFPLKHVANHEARVAFHNIAHPDDLVASDHRYVPAAVFTEPQIASVGLTESEARGRGIDVAVVRQDYAGIAAGWAREDTTNFAKLLLDKDTGLLVGAHIIGPEAATIIQPLIQGMSFEIPPHRLARGQYWIHPALPELVENALLQFPTP; this is encoded by the coding sequence ATGCCCCGCCATCACGACCTGGTGATCATCGGTACCGGATCCGGAAACAGCATCCCCGACGAGCTCTCCGGGACCGACATCGCCGTCGTCGAGGACGGCGCCTTCGGCGGAACCTGCCTCAACGTCGGCTGCATCCCGACGAAGATGTTCGTCCATCCGGCCGATCTGGCCTCCGGGACCGTCCACGCCGCAGCGCTGAACGTCCAGGCGCACGTCGACTCCGTCGACTGGGTCGGTATGCGGGATCGCATCTTCGGCAGGATCGACGCCATCGAGGCCGGTGGGCGTGAGTACCGCACCGGCGACCGGACCCCGAACATCACCGTCTACGCCGGGCGGGGACGGTTCACCGGTCACAAGGAACTGACCGTCGCGCTGCACGACGGCAGCACCGAGGTGATCAGCGGCGAGCGCTTCCTGCTCGCGGCCGGGTCGCGGGTGGCCGTCCCGGAGATCGAGGGACTCGACGACGTCACCTTCCACACCTCCGACACGGTGATGCGCCTGGCGGCCCTGCCGCGCCGGATCGGCGTCTTCGGCGGCGGCTACATCGCGGCCGAGTTCGCGCACATCTTCTCCTCGCTGGGAAGCGAGGTGGTGCAGGTCATCCGCGGTGAGAAGCTGCTGCGTCAGCACGACGCAGACATTTCCGACGCATTCACCGCGGCAGTCGAGCAGCGGTACGACCTGCGGACATCGACCAAGGTCGGCCGGGTGGCGCCACTTCCCGCCGACGGTGTCCGATTGTTCCTGGAAGGTCCGGACGGGACCTCCGAGGTCGACGTCGACGTGCTGCTGATCGCCGCCGGCCGCACCCCCAACGGGGACGAGCTGGGCGTCGAGGCGACGGGGGTCGAGCTGGACGGAGCGGGCCGGGTCGTCGTCGACGAGTACCAGCGGACCGGCATCGACGGCATCTGGGCGCTGGGCGACATCTCGACGCACTTTCCGCTCAAGCACGTCGCCAACCACGAGGCGCGGGTCGCGTTCCACAACATCGCCCACCCGGACGACCTGGTCGCCTCCGACCACCGGTACGTGCCGGCCGCGGTCTTCACCGAACCCCAGATCGCCAGCGTCGGTCTCACCGAGTCCGAAGCCCGTGGTCGGGGAATCGACGTCGCGGTGGTTCGCCAGGATTACGCCGGGATCGCCGCCGGCTGGGCCCGCGAGGACACGACCAACTTCGCGAAACTGTTGCTGGACAAGGACACCGGCCTGCTCGTCGGTGCCCACATCATCGGCCCGGAGGCGGCGACCATCATCCAGCCACTGATCCAGGGCATGTCGTTCGAGATCCCCCCACATCGGCTCGCGCGCGGCCAGTACTGGATCCACCCCGCGCTGCCCGAGCTGGTGGAGAACGCCCTGCTGCAGTTCCCCACCCCCTGA
- a CDS encoding proline--tRNA ligase, with protein MITRFSQLFVKTLREAPSDAELPGHRMLVRAGYVRRAAPGIHSWLPLGWRVLKRIEQVVREEMTAIGGQEVHFPGLLPREPYEATGRWTEYGDNLFRLKDRRGIDHLLGPTHEEMFTLLVKDQVSSYKALPLTLFQIQTKYRDEARPRAGLLRGREFVMKDSYTFDIDDAGLEAAYQRHRAAYIAIFDRLGLDYVIVRATSGAMGGSASEEFLAVSEHGEDTFVRADAADGSIAYAANVEAVRIPTPAPVDTDDLPAAQRIPTSNTPTIATLVAELDRSRPRTDGRAWAASDTLKNVLVTLIDPDGSRRPLAIGVPGDREVDLKRLAAEVEPAVVTPFGDEDFAAHPVLAKGYLGPGALGLGSVSKIEYRLDALVGLGSSWVTGADADGEHVMHLVNGRDFTADGVIHVAEVRDGDPAPDGAGTLRTARGIEIGHIFQLGRKYADALDLRVLDRNGKQVTVTMGSYGVGVSRLVAAIAEATCDERGLLWPRAVAPFDVQLVAAGKTEEILTVAQRLAQELSDAGVEVLFDDRAVSPGVKFTDAELLGVPTICVVGRSLADGTVEIRDRASGTARDVAVDDALGELIAELHGAHPDLID; from the coding sequence GTGATCACCCGATTCTCGCAACTGTTCGTCAAGACCCTCCGCGAAGCACCCTCCGATGCCGAGCTCCCCGGGCACCGGATGCTGGTGCGGGCGGGGTACGTCCGCCGCGCAGCCCCGGGGATCCACTCCTGGCTACCGCTGGGCTGGCGGGTCCTCAAGCGCATCGAACAGGTGGTGCGCGAGGAGATGACCGCGATCGGCGGTCAGGAGGTGCACTTCCCGGGGTTGCTGCCGCGTGAGCCGTACGAGGCAACCGGCCGGTGGACCGAATACGGCGACAACCTGTTCCGGCTCAAGGACCGCAGGGGCATCGACCACCTGCTCGGCCCGACGCACGAAGAGATGTTCACCTTGCTGGTCAAGGACCAGGTGAGCTCCTACAAGGCCCTGCCGTTGACGTTGTTCCAGATCCAGACCAAGTACCGCGACGAGGCGCGCCCGCGGGCCGGTCTGCTCCGCGGCCGCGAGTTCGTGATGAAGGACTCCTACACGTTCGACATCGACGACGCGGGTCTGGAGGCCGCCTACCAGCGGCATCGCGCGGCCTACATCGCCATCTTCGACCGGCTGGGCCTGGACTACGTCATCGTCCGGGCCACCTCGGGCGCGATGGGCGGGTCGGCCAGCGAAGAGTTTCTGGCGGTTTCCGAGCACGGCGAGGACACCTTCGTCCGGGCCGATGCCGCGGATGGCTCGATCGCCTATGCGGCGAACGTCGAGGCCGTCAGGATCCCGACTCCGGCACCCGTCGACACCGATGATCTGCCTGCAGCGCAGCGGATCCCGACGTCGAACACGCCCACCATCGCCACCCTGGTCGCCGAGCTGGACCGCTCACGGCCGCGCACCGACGGCCGCGCCTGGGCCGCGTCCGACACGCTCAAGAACGTGCTGGTGACGTTGATCGACCCGGACGGCAGCCGGCGTCCGTTGGCGATCGGCGTGCCCGGCGACCGCGAGGTGGACCTCAAGCGGCTGGCTGCCGAGGTCGAACCGGCTGTGGTGACACCCTTCGGGGACGAGGACTTTGCGGCTCATCCCGTGCTCGCCAAGGGCTACCTCGGTCCTGGTGCTCTCGGGCTCGGGTCGGTCTCGAAGATCGAGTACCGCCTGGACGCGCTGGTGGGGCTGGGCAGCTCCTGGGTCACCGGGGCTGACGCGGACGGCGAGCACGTGATGCACCTGGTCAACGGGCGCGACTTCACCGCCGACGGTGTGATCCATGTCGCCGAGGTGCGCGACGGCGACCCAGCTCCGGACGGCGCCGGCACCCTGCGCACCGCCCGCGGGATCGAGATCGGGCACATCTTCCAGCTGGGCCGCAAGTACGCGGATGCGCTCGACCTGCGGGTGCTCGACCGCAACGGCAAGCAGGTGACCGTCACGATGGGCTCCTACGGGGTCGGGGTGTCCCGACTGGTGGCCGCCATCGCCGAGGCGACCTGCGACGAACGAGGACTGCTCTGGCCACGCGCAGTCGCCCCGTTCGACGTGCAGCTGGTCGCTGCGGGCAAGACCGAGGAGATCCTGACCGTCGCGCAGCGCCTGGCCCAGGAGCTGTCGGACGCGGGTGTCGAGGTGCTCTTCGACGACCGCGCCGTCTCACCGGGGGTGAAGTTCACCGATGCCGAACTGCTCGGCGTGCCGACGATCTGTGTGGTCGGCCGCAGCCTCGCGGACGGCACCGTGGAGATCCGCGACCGCGCCAGCGGGACCGCCAGAGATGTCGCGGTCGACGACGCGCTCGGCGAGCTGATCGCCGAACTGCACGGCGCCCACCCGGACCTCATCGACTGA